In Desulfomonile tiedjei DSM 6799, a genomic segment contains:
- a CDS encoding succinate dehydrogenase/fumarate reductase iron-sulfur subunit — translation MQMKFKIFRFDPQKDAEPYFQDYTVEAEPWERLLDCLNRIKWEQDGTLSYRMSCAHGVCGSDAMKINGRCALACQKLVKDYAESEVLIEPLPTFPVLKDLIVDLTVFFDRVAWVRPFIIAGDVPEKERLQTPEDRKKVDEVIRCILCACCVGACPVSNENEQYLGPAALVQAFRRIFDSRDLEYEQRLKQLDYPDGVWGCVNYFECTRVCPKEIPVTKSINIIKGEIQKTKSS, via the coding sequence ATGCAGATGAAATTCAAGATATTCAGGTTCGATCCCCAAAAGGATGCGGAACCGTATTTCCAAGATTACACGGTAGAAGCAGAGCCCTGGGAGCGGCTCCTTGATTGCTTGAATAGAATCAAATGGGAACAGGATGGAACGCTGTCGTACAGGATGTCCTGTGCTCACGGTGTATGCGGATCTGACGCCATGAAGATTAACGGCAGATGTGCTCTTGCCTGTCAAAAATTGGTGAAAGACTACGCTGAATCGGAAGTGTTGATCGAGCCATTACCCACGTTTCCGGTTTTGAAGGATCTCATAGTCGATCTGACAGTGTTCTTTGACAGAGTGGCATGGGTGCGGCCTTTCATCATCGCGGGTGACGTACCCGAGAAAGAGCGGCTACAGACTCCTGAAGATCGGAAGAAAGTTGATGAAGTTATCCGATGTATTTTGTGCGCGTGTTGTGTGGGGGCTTGTCCCGTGTCGAACGAGAACGAGCAGTATCTCGGTCCTGCCGCACTGGTCCAAGCGTTTCGTCGTATCTTCGATTCGAGGGATCTGGAATATGAGCAACGGTTAAAGCAGTTGGATTATCCCGATGGAGTTTGGGGATGCGTCAACTACTTCGAATGCACTCGGGTTTGTCCCAAGGAAATCCCGGTCACCAAATCCATCAATATAATCAAGGGAGAAATTCAGAAAACGAAATCATCATAG
- the sdhA gene encoding succinate dehydrogenase flavoprotein subunit, protein MIFKHDVIIVGSGLAGLRAALEIGEHADVAVITKVYPTRSHSGAAQGGIVAVLGNEEPDSWEWHMYDTVKGGDYLTDQDAAEVLALDSVRAIYELEHIGVPFSRTPDGRIAQRAFGGHTRNFGEGPVKRACYAADRTGRVILDTLYSEAFRRRVKTYSEFHIIELLMEKGRAVGLTAYELATGELHVFHAQAILLATGGYGKLYKTSSNCFANTGDGVYLAYEAGIPLEDMEFVQFHPTGIYGLGVLISEAARGEGGVLRNRYGARFMEEYAPTIKDLAARDVVSRAIVTEIRNDRGIDGRDFVHLDLTHLGKDLLQQKLSDISSFAKIYVGVDVATEPLPVAPTCHYMMGGIPTDLDGRVLDAENNPISGLYAAGECACISVHGANRLGCNSLLDLVVFGRRAGQAISKDVRQLDRSTLMKDATDNSRAKIDSILNRANGEKAVKIRELVQQVMSLECSVFRHEQGLRQALDELQQLRERYSQVSIDDRGKLFNTDLTEAVELGCLLGLAEVTVVSALTRTESRGSHFREDYPDRDDKNWLKHTLVQKKDGRPEISFKPVTITRFQPKARVY, encoded by the coding sequence ATGATTTTTAAACACGATGTGATAATCGTCGGTTCCGGTCTTGCAGGTCTTCGTGCAGCTCTTGAAATCGGAGAACATGCCGATGTAGCGGTCATAACCAAAGTGTATCCAACAAGGTCGCATTCCGGAGCCGCACAGGGTGGAATAGTAGCCGTTCTCGGCAACGAGGAGCCTGATTCCTGGGAATGGCATATGTATGACACCGTGAAAGGCGGTGATTACCTGACGGATCAGGATGCAGCAGAAGTACTCGCTCTGGATTCTGTCAGGGCCATTTACGAGCTGGAGCACATAGGAGTGCCTTTCAGCCGTACTCCTGACGGCCGCATCGCGCAGCGTGCGTTCGGAGGTCACACCAGGAATTTCGGAGAAGGTCCAGTCAAAAGAGCATGTTATGCGGCAGATAGAACAGGCCGCGTTATCCTGGATACACTGTATTCGGAAGCTTTCAGGCGGCGTGTAAAGACGTATTCGGAATTCCATATAATTGAATTACTGATGGAAAAGGGAAGGGCAGTCGGCCTGACAGCCTATGAACTGGCCACCGGAGAATTGCACGTTTTTCATGCACAGGCCATTCTGCTTGCTACCGGCGGATACGGAAAGCTCTACAAGACGAGTTCCAACTGTTTCGCAAACACCGGCGACGGAGTGTATCTCGCATATGAAGCAGGCATTCCGTTGGAAGATATGGAATTCGTGCAATTCCATCCAACGGGAATCTATGGACTCGGGGTCCTCATCAGCGAGGCTGCAAGAGGCGAAGGCGGGGTGCTGCGAAATCGTTATGGCGCGCGATTCATGGAGGAGTATGCACCGACGATAAAAGACCTTGCAGCAAGAGATGTCGTTTCCAGAGCAATTGTCACGGAGATTCGGAACGATCGCGGAATTGACGGTCGAGATTTCGTGCATCTGGATTTAACTCATCTGGGCAAGGATCTTCTGCAGCAAAAACTCTCGGACATTTCATCGTTTGCCAAAATCTATGTGGGAGTGGACGTGGCGACTGAGCCTCTTCCCGTAGCTCCTACGTGCCATTACATGATGGGGGGAATTCCCACGGATCTGGACGGACGAGTTCTCGATGCAGAGAACAACCCTATTTCCGGCCTCTATGCAGCAGGTGAATGTGCGTGCATTTCCGTGCATGGAGCGAATCGGCTCGGATGTAACTCACTGCTGGATCTCGTGGTTTTTGGCAGGCGGGCAGGGCAGGCTATAAGCAAGGACGTTCGACAACTGGACCGGTCGACACTCATGAAAGATGCAACGGACAACAGTCGCGCGAAAATCGACAGTATACTGAACCGGGCAAACGGGGAAAAGGCCGTCAAAATTCGAGAATTGGTGCAGCAAGTTATGTCTCTCGAATGTTCGGTATTTCGTCATGAGCAGGGATTACGCCAAGCACTCGATGAATTGCAGCAGCTCAGGGAACGATACTCTCAGGTTTCCATCGATGATCGAGGGAAACTTTTCAATACGGATTTGACGGAAGCTGTGGAACTGGGATGTCTTCTGGGACTGGCCGAAGTCACGGTAGTTTCCGCTCTGACCAGAACCGAGAGCCGCGGTTCCCATTTTCGGGAAGACTACCCGGATCGGGATGACAAGAACTGGCTCAAACACACCTTAGTTCAGAAGAAAGACGGCCGACCGGAGATCTCGTTCAAGCCGGTGACGATTACCCGTTTTCAGCCTAAAGCCAGGGTCTATTAA
- a CDS encoding citrate/2-methylcitrate synthase, which produces MSAEIVSVKNIGLRGVAVADTKISFIDGQKGVLIYRGYRIEELAERSTFLEVAYLLLEGNLPSKEELSRFEEKVKAGRELPQHVITALKAMPKTADPMDVLQASVPMLAPDDPDLQGAGRNANVNMAIRLIARMPAVAAAWNRIRNGLEPLPPDTNLAHAENFLWQLKGEKPDPEIAKDLDVCLVLHADHTFNASTFACREVASTRAHMYAAVTAGIGALSGSLHGGANTRVMGMLLELADVPDVEQWVKDQIDHGNRIMGMGHAVYKTIDPRAVYLKEMATRLGKKTGQEKWDYLSKTVERVAVREFDRRGKSEIRPNVDFFSAPVYHMMGIPRDLFTPIFAISRIAGWCSHIIEEKFAEAQDKPMLYRPQAEYVGQYCGLMGCVYEPVDSRR; this is translated from the coding sequence ATGTCAGCAGAAATAGTATCCGTAAAGAATATCGGCCTGAGGGGGGTTGCGGTAGCCGATACAAAAATCAGCTTTATCGACGGCCAAAAGGGAGTTCTCATCTATCGAGGCTATAGAATCGAGGAACTCGCGGAAAGGTCGACCTTTTTGGAAGTAGCGTATCTGCTGCTGGAAGGGAATTTGCCTTCCAAAGAAGAGTTGAGCCGATTTGAAGAGAAAGTGAAGGCCGGCCGAGAATTACCGCAGCACGTTATTACTGCATTAAAAGCAATGCCCAAAACCGCCGATCCCATGGACGTCCTACAAGCCTCGGTGCCCATGTTGGCCCCAGACGATCCCGACTTGCAGGGTGCAGGTAGGAATGCCAACGTGAACATGGCGATTCGCCTGATTGCACGCATGCCCGCTGTCGCTGCTGCCTGGAACAGGATTAGAAACGGCCTGGAACCGCTGCCACCTGACACCAATCTCGCGCACGCGGAGAATTTTCTCTGGCAACTCAAAGGTGAAAAGCCAGATCCCGAAATAGCGAAGGACCTCGATGTCTGCCTTGTGCTGCATGCGGATCACACCTTCAATGCGTCCACATTTGCATGCCGAGAAGTTGCTTCTACTCGCGCCCATATGTATGCCGCGGTAACTGCCGGAATCGGCGCACTTTCAGGAAGTCTGCATGGAGGCGCGAATACTCGCGTCATGGGCATGCTTCTTGAGCTCGCTGACGTGCCGGACGTCGAACAATGGGTTAAAGATCAGATCGATCACGGCAATCGCATCATGGGCATGGGGCATGCCGTGTACAAAACAATAGATCCCAGGGCAGTTTACCTGAAAGAGATGGCTACCCGACTCGGCAAAAAAACGGGCCAGGAAAAATGGGATTACCTCTCCAAGACAGTGGAACGAGTGGCAGTCCGGGAGTTCGATAGACGCGGGAAAAGTGAAATCAGACCGAACGTGGATTTCTTCAGCGCACCCGTGTATCACATGATGGGTATTCCCCGGGATCTTTTCACTCCGATATTTGCCATATCCCGTATTGCCGGTTGGTGCAGCCATATAATCGAGGAGAAATTCGCAGAGGCTCAAGATAAACCCATGCTGTACAGACCTCAAGCCGAATACGTGGGGCAGTACTGTGGACTCATGGGGTGCGTATACGAACCTGTGGACTCCAGAAGATAG
- a CDS encoding rubrerythrin family protein, giving the protein MNDTKQNVKDAFLGESQASCKYLAFARQAEQEGQKGVANLFRAAAAAETVHARNHLSVLQEIKSTIENLKAAYDGEHYEFTQMYPKFLAQSKQQKFGKASGSFHWANEVEKVHGTLYQEAIQLLESGQNVPEVYYYVCDRCGYTSKEIAPEKCPVCGAKRDLFFRVG; this is encoded by the coding sequence ATGAACGATACTAAACAAAACGTAAAGGACGCGTTTTTGGGGGAGTCGCAAGCATCCTGCAAATATCTGGCATTCGCGCGCCAAGCAGAACAGGAGGGACAAAAAGGGGTAGCAAATTTGTTCAGGGCTGCTGCGGCTGCCGAGACTGTTCATGCTCGCAATCATCTATCCGTGCTCCAGGAAATTAAATCTACAATCGAAAACCTCAAGGCTGCATACGATGGAGAGCATTACGAATTCACCCAAATGTATCCCAAATTCCTTGCTCAATCGAAGCAACAGAAATTCGGTAAAGCGAGTGGATCGTTTCACTGGGCCAATGAAGTGGAAAAAGTGCATGGAACTTTGTATCAGGAAGCCATCCAATTGCTCGAATCAGGTCAAAACGTTCCTGAAGTGTACTATTATGTGTGTGATCGGTGTGGTTATACTTCGAAAGAAATTGCTCCTGAAAAGTGTCCTGTATGTGGAGCGAAACGGGACTTGTTCTTCAGAGTAGGCTAG
- a CDS encoding acyl-CoA carboxylase subunit beta, producing MRPYFEKMAEIGKPLSASKKKQTEENVAQIKKIEEELQKEIEKVKSAGLPTEKINQRGQLTIWQRLEYLVDPGTWCPLHSIFNPANNEEGTTNVVDGLGKISGKWAVIIGFDNKVMAGAWIAGQSENVLRVTDIAKRLRLPLVWLVNCSGVKLTEQEEVYPDRRGGGTTFFRHAELEKLGIPVIAGIYGTNPAGGGYHGISPTILLAHKDCNIAVGGGGIVSGMSPKGYFDEEGAEQLIEATRHFREVPPGSVSVHYDATGFFRAVFETEEAVLDTIKEYMKGVPAFDPKFFRVAAPAEPKFDQEDLNNIIPMNQKMVYSFEDILARLSDNSEHMEFKPKYGPEVYTGLVKLDGFLAGIIANKQGFLGNDYPEYAPYPGIGGKLYRQGLIKMNEFVTLCGRDRVPIVWFQDTSGIDVGDIAEKAELLGLGQSLIYSIEQTNVPMLLVVLRKGTAAAHYIMGGPTANNHCTFSLGTPTSEIYVMHGETASAASFARRLVKEKDAGRPLQPVIDKMNELARQYYENSRPIYCAKRGFVDEVIPFTLMRKYMTSFIGGAYQNPDSICPHHQMMLPRIIKG from the coding sequence ATGAGACCGTACTTCGAGAAAATGGCCGAAATAGGCAAACCGCTGAGCGCTTCCAAGAAAAAGCAGACTGAAGAAAACGTCGCGCAAATCAAGAAAATTGAAGAAGAACTGCAAAAAGAGATTGAGAAAGTCAAGTCAGCCGGGCTGCCGACCGAGAAGATCAATCAGAGAGGACAGCTCACGATTTGGCAAAGACTGGAATACCTGGTGGACCCCGGAACCTGGTGTCCTCTTCATTCCATCTTCAATCCTGCAAATAATGAAGAAGGAACTACCAACGTTGTAGACGGTCTCGGAAAGATCAGCGGCAAGTGGGCCGTGATTATCGGATTCGACAACAAAGTGATGGCAGGGGCCTGGATTGCCGGACAATCGGAAAACGTCTTGCGCGTAACCGATATCGCAAAAAGACTAAGGCTGCCACTCGTATGGTTAGTTAACTGCTCGGGCGTGAAACTCACGGAACAGGAGGAAGTGTATCCCGATCGCAGAGGAGGCGGCACGACATTCTTCCGTCACGCGGAACTCGAGAAACTGGGAATTCCGGTTATAGCGGGAATCTACGGAACGAACCCTGCAGGCGGAGGGTATCACGGAATCAGTCCCACTATTCTCCTTGCTCATAAAGACTGCAACATCGCAGTCGGTGGGGGAGGAATCGTGAGCGGAATGAGCCCCAAGGGGTACTTCGATGAAGAAGGGGCAGAGCAGCTTATCGAAGCCACGCGCCACTTCAGGGAAGTCCCTCCCGGGAGCGTTTCCGTTCATTATGATGCTACGGGATTCTTCCGGGCCGTTTTCGAGACCGAAGAAGCCGTTCTCGACACAATCAAGGAATACATGAAGGGTGTGCCTGCATTCGATCCGAAATTTTTCAGGGTGGCTGCACCGGCTGAGCCGAAGTTCGATCAGGAAGATCTCAATAACATCATTCCTATGAACCAGAAAATGGTCTACAGCTTTGAGGATATCCTGGCTCGCCTTTCCGATAACAGCGAACACATGGAATTCAAACCGAAGTACGGCCCGGAAGTATACACCGGTCTGGTCAAGCTGGATGGATTTCTTGCCGGAATCATCGCGAATAAACAGGGTTTCCTGGGAAATGACTATCCTGAGTACGCCCCCTATCCGGGAATAGGTGGTAAGCTGTACAGGCAGGGTCTCATCAAGATGAATGAGTTCGTGACATTGTGCGGCAGAGACCGGGTTCCTATCGTATGGTTCCAGGATACTTCCGGAATCGATGTGGGAGACATTGCCGAGAAGGCGGAACTCTTGGGTCTCGGACAGTCCCTCATCTATTCCATAGAACAGACCAATGTGCCGATGCTTCTCGTCGTGCTTCGGAAAGGAACGGCTGCCGCTCATTACATCATGGGCGGACCTACCGCAAACAATCACTGCACGTTTTCTTTGGGAACTCCCACCTCCGAGATTTACGTCATGCATGGTGAAACAGCGTCGGCCGCATCGTTTGCACGCCGTCTGGTCAAAGAAAAAGATGCAGGAAGACCTCTGCAACCTGTCATCGACAAAATGAATGAACTTGCACGGCAGTATTACGAGAATTCAAGACCGATATATTGCGCCAAGAGGGGATTCGTGGATGAGGTGATTCCATTTACGCTGATGCGTAAGTACATGACATCATTCATTGGCGGCGCCTATCAGAATCCCGATTCAATCTGTCCTCACCATCAGATGATGCTTCCCAGAATCATTAAAGGATAA
- a CDS encoding DUF2225 domain-containing protein, whose product MNNSVLVVSCPLCMNHFSHCRTVEGMNTSPFGYGLDFRVVPKDCNRSSDVATCPHCHYTSLVQDFHQRVPGHVKELVKSQDYLELFEHESEEEQCARSWLALTSIFRAKGLNPRDLGLLALRGSWFAREIGALDAEEELLTKADRFLDDALRRGLTKGDPGMVIYLLGEINRRKAEFLRGKEMLTFLGNNPRYRYPALLLTVLIEEEDSTPYWSHYAPDQMEQFSPRFKGLFPALRSIPPKKIDYSPDELREQSEQPDDDRQRF is encoded by the coding sequence GTGAACAATTCAGTGCTCGTAGTGAGTTGCCCTCTGTGCATGAATCACTTTTCTCATTGTCGAACCGTCGAGGGCATGAACACGTCTCCTTTCGGATATGGTTTGGATTTTCGCGTTGTTCCTAAAGACTGCAATCGATCCTCGGACGTAGCAACCTGTCCCCACTGCCATTATACGAGCTTAGTACAAGATTTCCATCAACGAGTCCCCGGACACGTGAAGGAACTGGTCAAGTCCCAAGATTATCTGGAACTTTTTGAACACGAATCCGAGGAAGAGCAATGCGCGCGTAGTTGGCTGGCTCTTACTTCGATCTTCCGTGCAAAAGGCCTCAACCCCCGAGACTTGGGCTTACTGGCACTCAGGGGCTCGTGGTTTGCCCGGGAAATCGGAGCGCTCGACGCAGAAGAAGAACTCCTGACCAAAGCAGACCGTTTCCTGGACGATGCGCTTCGCCGCGGGCTTACCAAAGGAGATCCGGGAATGGTTATATACCTGCTGGGAGAAATTAACCGCAGGAAGGCCGAGTTTCTCAGAGGTAAGGAGATGCTGACGTTTCTCGGCAATAATCCACGGTATCGATATCCCGCTTTGCTGCTGACCGTTCTGATCGAGGAGGAGGATTCGACACCATACTGGTCTCATTATGCTCCCGACCAAATGGAACAGTTTTCCCCCAGATTCAAAGGTCTTTTCCCTGCCTTACGCAGCATTCCACCGAAAAAAATCGATTATTCCCCGGATGAACTCCGGGAACAATCAGAACAACCTGACGACGACCGCCAACGCTTCTAA
- a CDS encoding ATP-dependent helicase — protein MKKTGYSNIAYEQDLNSAQLEAVTAPEGPLLIIAGAGSGKTRTIVYRVAWLVEQGIEPESILLLTFTRKAAEEMLSRASQLLGLRLTAIAGGTFHSTGNMLLRRYAALLGFDSSFSIMDQGDSVEAIDHVKKNLVPPLTDPKGFPKTRTIAEIISRAVGCACSVNEAIEKRCPHFGEFAPEIDIIKVKYEEHKKNNNLMDYDDLLVNTIKLLEEHPRIRTEISEKWRYVLVDEYQDTNRLQARIVQLLAFTHDNVMVVGDDSQSIYSFRGADFTNIVEFPNLFPGTRIIRLEENYRSTAPILSVTNSIIQRAAAGYSKRLFTQKTGGPLPISARSSTERQQSKFVVQCVRELNEHGVELNEIAVLFRAGFHSFDLESELTRNNIAFVKYGGFKFLESQHIKDVLAHLKVIHNPADRLSWIRILKLLPGVGDKTALQLAGTICQDGIPRSTAQIVSKPPKYGKDLDRLLELVFQLKNETNPISQKVELINAYYFPVLKEKYDNYPKRMRDLEYLADLTSSYKSLNRFLNDMALEPPDEERSSERERQDSLVLSTIHSAKGLEWHTVILIWAAEGRIPSPMALVSPDDLEEERRLMYVATTRAKHNLVIVAPHTALDRTRGQVPVKLSRFVEEIPQDYFRTYSV, from the coding sequence ATGAAAAAAACCGGTTATTCAAACATCGCATACGAACAGGATTTGAACTCCGCGCAGCTTGAGGCTGTAACGGCTCCAGAAGGACCTCTGCTCATCATTGCCGGGGCCGGTTCGGGAAAGACCAGGACCATCGTGTACCGCGTTGCCTGGCTTGTGGAACAAGGGATAGAACCCGAATCCATCTTGCTGCTGACCTTCACGCGAAAGGCAGCCGAAGAGATGCTCTCGCGAGCATCGCAGCTCCTGGGTCTCAGGCTGACCGCCATTGCCGGAGGTACATTTCATTCCACGGGCAACATGTTGCTCAGAAGGTATGCGGCCCTTCTCGGATTCGATTCATCCTTTTCCATTATGGATCAGGGCGATTCCGTGGAAGCCATCGACCATGTGAAGAAGAACCTTGTTCCTCCTTTGACCGATCCAAAAGGATTCCCGAAGACCAGAACCATTGCGGAAATAATAAGCAGAGCAGTCGGATGTGCATGCAGTGTGAATGAAGCAATAGAAAAGCGTTGTCCTCATTTCGGCGAATTTGCCCCGGAGATCGACATTATCAAAGTCAAGTATGAGGAACATAAAAAGAATAATAATCTTATGGATTATGATGATTTACTCGTGAACACGATTAAGCTTTTGGAGGAACATCCGAGGATCAGGACGGAAATATCTGAAAAATGGAGATATGTGCTCGTAGACGAATACCAAGACACGAACCGGCTTCAGGCTCGCATTGTGCAACTACTCGCCTTTACTCACGATAACGTCATGGTTGTGGGAGACGATTCGCAAAGCATTTACTCGTTCCGGGGCGCTGATTTTACGAATATCGTAGAATTTCCGAATCTGTTTCCCGGAACGCGCATTATCCGACTGGAGGAGAATTACCGCAGCACCGCGCCCATCTTGAGTGTGACCAACAGCATCATTCAGCGGGCTGCTGCAGGTTACTCAAAGCGGCTTTTCACTCAGAAAACCGGAGGACCTCTCCCCATAAGCGCCCGTTCATCTACGGAACGCCAACAGAGTAAATTTGTCGTCCAGTGCGTGCGGGAATTAAACGAGCATGGCGTGGAACTGAACGAAATAGCCGTGCTTTTTCGAGCAGGGTTCCATTCCTTCGATTTGGAAAGCGAACTGACGCGCAATAATATCGCTTTCGTGAAATACGGCGGATTCAAGTTCCTGGAAAGTCAGCACATAAAGGATGTGCTTGCGCATCTCAAAGTGATCCACAATCCTGCAGACCGTTTGAGCTGGATTCGTATTCTCAAGCTTCTGCCGGGCGTCGGCGACAAGACCGCCCTTCAACTGGCCGGCACTATCTGCCAGGACGGCATACCCCGTTCCACTGCCCAGATCGTATCCAAGCCCCCGAAATATGGCAAAGATCTGGACCGGTTGCTTGAACTTGTTTTCCAACTCAAAAATGAGACAAATCCCATATCGCAGAAAGTGGAACTCATAAATGCCTATTACTTCCCCGTGCTCAAGGAAAAGTACGACAACTATCCCAAAAGAATGCGCGATCTGGAGTACCTGGCGGATTTGACTTCGAGTTACAAGAGCCTGAATAGATTTCTCAATGACATGGCTCTCGAGCCTCCGGATGAGGAGAGAAGCTCCGAAAGGGAGAGACAGGACAGCCTGGTGCTCTCCACCATACACTCGGCAAAAGGTCTGGAATGGCACACGGTGATCCTCATCTGGGCGGCGGAAGGCCGCATCCCCTCCCCGATGGCTCTCGTATCTCCCGATGATCTGGAGGAAGAACGCCGACTTATGTATGTGGCAACCACAAGGGCCAAACACAATCTCGTTATTGTGGCTCCGCATACTGCACTGGATCGAACCCGGGGACAGGTCCCGGTGAAGCTCTCCAGATTTGTCGAGGAGATTCCGCAGGATTATTTTCGCACCTATTCCGTTTGA